One window from the genome of Candidatus Bathyarchaeia archaeon encodes:
- a CDS encoding iron-sulfur cluster assembly scaffold protein translates to MSSRVPLTYSQKVLELFKNPKNLGKIEDADAEAMAGSLACGDMIAISLRIDENVERILDARFESYGCAANIAAASIMTEMIKGKLLQEAWMTSWKEISDELGGLPSVKYHCGILAVGALRRAIRAYYKDKHRPEWLPEEYTPEEKHALEEEKLLEILEKRAQGIRGK, encoded by the coding sequence ATGTCAAGCCGCGTACCATTAACATACAGCCAGAAAGTGTTAGAGCTCTTCAAAAACCCAAAAAACCTAGGAAAGATTGAAGATGCGGATGCTGAGGCGATGGCTGGAAGCCTAGCATGTGGAGATATGATAGCCATATCCTTGAGAATAGATGAAAACGTTGAAAGGATACTCGACGCTAGATTTGAGAGTTATGGATGTGCTGCAAACATAGCTGCTGCCAGTATAATGACTGAAATGATCAAAGGCAAACTACTACAAGAAGCTTGGATGACATCATGGAAGGAAATATCTGATGAACTTGGCGGTCTCCCCTCAGTGAAATATCACTGCGGCATACTTGCGGTGGGAGCTCTGAGAAGAGCCATTAGAGCCTACTATAAAGATAAGCATCGACCCGAATGGCTTCCTGAAGAATATACACCAGAAGAGAAACATGCTCTAGAAGAAGAGAAGCTCCTAGAGATACTTGAAAAAAGAGCTCAAGGAATAAGAGGCAAGTGA
- a CDS encoding helix-turn-helix domain-containing protein, with protein sequence MKEMYPVCQAVAQYILPLFRSFVAKELVEKYNFTQIEAAEKLGTTQAAISQYLHSKRGQINIKKLKGVLPFIQNAACETAKEIATERKGVEEVMANFCNLCTLLRKEGKTLRPNRQFP encoded by the coding sequence ATGAAAGAGATGTATCCTGTATGCCAGGCGGTTGCGCAGTATATTCTGCCACTCTTCAGATCATTTGTTGCAAAGGAGCTCGTTGAGAAGTACAACTTTACGCAGATCGAGGCTGCTGAAAAACTTGGTACAACTCAAGCCGCAATAAGTCAGTACCTTCACTCGAAACGAGGTCAAATTAACATAAAAAAGTTGAAAGGTGTTCTTCCTTTCATTCAAAATGCTGCCTGCGAGACTGCAAAAGAGATAGCAACTGAAAGAAAGGGCGTCGAAGAAGTTATGGCGAACTTTTGCAACCTTTGCACATTATTACGTAAAGAAGGAAAAACGCTTAGACCTAACAGGCAATTCCCTTAG
- a CDS encoding threonine synthase: MKALRCRECKATYPPGKMSTCPKCLGPLEVEYEYELIPRNPAKFIEKGFTDLWRYRKLLPLKGSSQIVSLHVGLTPLLKAQRLAEKLKLKTLYVKNDAINPTGSFKDRPVTVAVSKAIELGFKAVGCASTGNLAAATAAHAAKAHLPCYVFVPENLEPNKIAQTSIFGANIITVKGTYDQANRMAAEAADRNNIAILNVSIRSYYVEGSKTTSFEICEQLGWRAPDHVILPMASGALICSLNKGFQELVKVGLIEEKTPRLSGAQPAGCSPIIDALKRAGGEVIPVEEPKTIAKSLAIGEPGDGIYAVKTISQTRGCGEAVSDEELIEGIQLLAKTEGIFTEPAGGVTVAALKKMRENGEIEKDEDVVCYITGNGLKTPEAVTHSIQNALNRLKVA, from the coding sequence ATAAAAGCTCTAAGATGCAGGGAATGTAAAGCTACATACCCGCCTGGAAAGATGAGCACATGCCCGAAATGCCTAGGACCCTTAGAGGTAGAATACGAGTATGAGCTCATACCTAGAAACCCAGCGAAGTTCATCGAGAAAGGCTTCACCGACTTGTGGAGATACCGGAAACTCTTACCGTTAAAAGGCAGCTCCCAGATAGTAAGTCTACATGTAGGTTTAACTCCACTCCTTAAAGCCCAGCGACTGGCGGAGAAACTCAAGCTAAAAACTCTATACGTTAAGAACGACGCCATTAACCCCACAGGATCCTTCAAGGACAGACCGGTGACCGTCGCCGTCTCCAAGGCTATAGAGCTCGGGTTCAAAGCAGTTGGATGCGCCTCCACGGGGAACCTGGCCGCCGCCACCGCCGCCCACGCTGCTAAAGCCCACCTCCCCTGCTATGTATTTGTCCCCGAGAACTTAGAGCCGAACAAGATCGCCCAGACCTCCATCTTCGGAGCAAACATCATCACCGTGAAGGGAACTTACGACCAGGCAAACAGAATGGCTGCAGAGGCAGCGGATCGAAACAACATAGCCATACTTAACGTAAGCATCAGATCCTACTATGTGGAAGGATCTAAGACAACCTCGTTCGAGATCTGCGAGCAACTGGGGTGGAGAGCTCCAGATCACGTCATCCTGCCCATGGCCAGCGGCGCCCTCATATGCTCCTTAAACAAGGGTTTTCAAGAGCTCGTAAAAGTTGGATTGATCGAGGAGAAAACCCCTCGGCTTTCAGGAGCTCAGCCAGCCGGCTGCTCGCCCATCATCGACGCCCTCAAAAGAGCGGGAGGGGAAGTCATCCCAGTGGAGGAGCCGAAAACGATCGCTAAAAGCCTGGCCATAGGGGAGCCTGGCGACGGCATATACGCCGTCAAAACCATCTCTCAAACCAGAGGATGCGGTGAAGCAGTAAGCGACGAAGAGCTTATTGAAGGAATCCAGCTGCTTGCGAAAACAGAGGGGATCTTCACCGAGCCGGCGGGAGGCGTAACCGTTGCGGCCTTGAAAAAGATGCGGGAGAACGGAGAAATCGAGAAAGACGAGGATGTCGTCTGTTACATAACTGGCAATGGGTTAAAGACGCCTGAAGCCGTCACGCACTCAATCCAAAACGCTTTGAACCGATTAAAGGTGGCATAG
- a CDS encoding MoaD family protein, whose product MAKVNLKLPSIIAVKTGNIREHWVEADTVRDAIHQIDERFRGELGKVVFDIEGGVKRTINVYVNGRNIRFTGELETKLKDGDEITLLPAVSGG is encoded by the coding sequence ATGGCTAAAGTGAATTTGAAGCTTCCATCCATCATAGCGGTCAAGACTGGAAACATCAGAGAGCATTGGGTTGAAGCCGACACCGTTAGAGATGCAATTCACCAAATTGACGAAAGGTTTCGAGGGGAGTTAGGGAAAGTCGTCTTCGACATTGAGGGAGGGGTAAAGCGGACCATAAATGTCTACGTTAACGGGAGAAACATCCGGTTTACTGGGGAGCTGGAAACAAAGCTGAAGGACGGGGATGAAATTACCCTACTACCTGCTGTCAGCGGAGGATAA
- a CDS encoding arsenate reductase ArsC, translating to MKTVLFICVENSFRSVIAEAYFNKYGPKGWKAMSAGIQPAESVHPNAVRLMLEEGIDISHKKPQIMTRSLQEEADVAVIVCSGALCPIVYTGHVEEWNIPDPAEVSVEEARKIRDAIKQRVLNLIDRLKA from the coding sequence TTGAAAACTGTCTTATTTATCTGCGTGGAGAACAGTTTCAGAAGCGTAATTGCTGAGGCTTACTTTAACAAGTACGGGCCCAAAGGATGGAAGGCCATGAGCGCCGGCATACAGCCAGCGGAGAGTGTTCATCCTAACGCTGTCAGACTTATGCTTGAAGAGGGCATAGACATAAGTCACAAAAAACCTCAAATCATGACGAGAAGTCTTCAGGAGGAGGCTGATGTCGCGGTAATTGTTTGCAGCGGAGCACTATGTCCAATAGTCTACACTGGGCATGTTGAAGAATGGAATATACCTGATCCGGCGGAAGTGTCAGTAGAGGAAGCAAGAAAAATCAGAGACGCTATAAAACAGAGAGTGCTAAATCTTATAGACAGGCTCAAGGCCTAA